One window of the Candidatus Jettenia sp. genome contains the following:
- a CDS encoding PIN domain-containing protein, producing MPKKIIDANVILRFFLEDDEEKFQRSKEFFRKLEFGEDDALLTEIVFAEVVWILQKVYSIPRKEISPIFLKLLNYHGLKTVFSKEIFSESLKLYAVHTVDIQDIFLAVLARVKGSKIISFDKADFKKLKADFLEP from the coding sequence TTGCCGAAAAAGATAATTGACGCCAACGTAATATTGAGATTTTTTCTCGAAGATGATGAGGAGAAATTCCAGAGGTCAAAGGAGTTTTTCAGGAAACTTGAATTCGGGGAAGATGACGCCCTTTTGACAGAGATCGTATTTGCCGAAGTCGTCTGGATCCTACAGAAAGTTTATAGCATTCCGAGGAAAGAGATCAGCCCGATATTTCTGAAATTACTAAATTATCACGGCTTAAAAACCGTTTTCAGCAAAGAAATCTTTTCAGAGAGCCTGAAATTGTACGCCGTTCACACCGTAGATATTCAGGATATTTTTCTGGCGGTTTTGGCAAGAGTGAAGGGCAGTAAGATCATTTCCTTTGATAAAGCGGATTTCAAGAAATTGAAGGCTGATTTCTTGGAGCCTTAA
- a CDS encoding DUF2442 domain-containing protein, whose protein sequence is MKSKKVGENISHVEVTNISNHGIWLYVKGTEYFLPFEEFPWFKEAKIGEILEVELFHDNHLRWEKLDIDLEIESLVDPDKYPLVYHN, encoded by the coding sequence ATGAAATCAAAGAAAGTTGGAGAAAACATTTCTCACGTTGAGGTAACCAATATATCTAATCATGGGATATGGCTGTATGTCAAAGGTACAGAGTATTTTTTACCATTCGAAGAGTTTCCATGGTTTAAAGAAGCAAAGATAGGTGAGATATTAGAAGTAGAACTTTTCCATGATAATCACCTGAGATGGGAGAAACTGGATATAGACCTTGAAATAGAATCATTGGTAGACCCTGACAAATATCCTCTCGTATATCACAACTAA